The Deinococcus gobiensis I-0 genome includes the window GTGGGCCGGTGTGGGTGCAGGGGCCACTGCCGTCCGGGCCAGCTGGTAGTTCAGGGCCTGCTGCACCAGCTCAAAGAAGGCGTCAAGCGAGGTATCGGGCCTGACAACCACCTCCGCGTTGCCGTTGCCAGCCCGGCCGATGTGGGTAACGTCCCGGGCTAGGCCATGCGGGTCGTCCAGCGCCGGGAAGGGCAGGTTAAGCCAGCACTTGACCGTCCCCAGCGCCGGCTGCGGCACGATGTCGCAGAAGTTGGTGCCCCGGATCTTGTACGCGACGTACTGCGAGGTCGGCACCTCCTCAACATCGGGAAGGCCCAGGAGCAGTTCACGCAGTTCGTCGAAGCGGACGCGCAGAGAAGGGGCGAGGTTGTGCAGGTGGCGGTCGAGGGTCGGCAGATCCTGGCTGGCCGCCCGAACTGTCTGCGCCGCCAGCAGTTCCGGGCTGGGGGTCACCATCGGCCAGATCAGGAGCGCCCGCCCGACCAGCCGCTGGGCACGCTCCTGGATGCGCTGTTCGTTCCACTCGCTCAGCTCGGCCAATTCCTGGTTGAGCAGCAGGTGGCTGGACTTGAAGCCCTGGCCCTGTTGTCCACTGCCCATCAGGTCGCGTTTTTCCAGGAAGGGACGGTCGCTGTACTCGGCGTTGTAGCCGGTCAGGGTCAGGTTGCCCAGGGTATGCAGGTAGCGGCCCTGAACCTCCTGCCAGTGCTCGCCCAGCATCGCGCGCCACTCCGCACTCAGGTTCTTGTTCTGCGGCAGGATGTGCTCGATGGTGTAGTTACCGGGATTGACCGGTTCTTTGCTTCCAAAGTTCTCCAGCCGCCCCAGGGTGTAGCGGCTCAGATTGCGCCGGGTGTACAGGTCGCGCGCTGTCAGCTCACGGCTGAACTCGTCGTCAGTCGGGAAGCGCAGGTAGGAACGCTGCTGGTACAACTGATCCTGGAACGCCTGAAGGTAGGGGTGGCCGCGCAGCTGCCCCGGCAGGGCTGGGAAGAACTTGTTGAGGCCCTGGGTGCCGACACCACACACCCAGCGGCGGTACAGGTAGGTTTCCAGGACACTCAGCACACCCAGCAAGTCGGCCTGGGGCAGCTCACCCGTCTGCCAGGCGGTGTAGGCGTCGAGCACCAGCGGGTACCACACGTCCAGGTCCAGCGACCGCAGACTCAGCAACGCCTGTCTGACCTCGGGGTCTTTTTCGTGCGCCTCGGGGTTGAGGAGCGCCGCGTAGTAGCGGGCGGCCTGTGCCAATTCCCGCACCAACGGCTCCAGTCCGGGCGTGCCCTGTTCCTTCTCGACGTAGTGCTTGAACGCCCGGTACACCTCGTTCAGGCGGGCCGGCACGGGATTCTTGCTGTGCAGGCTGAGGTAGTCGCGGATGAAACGGTCGAAGGCGTCGGGTTCCGCGCCCTCGAACTGCCGCTCCATCGGGAACCAGAAGTCCGCGTACAGCTTCTCCTGCGCTGGCCCAGCGAACTTCATCAGCACGTAGTTGCGGATGCGGTCGGCCTCGGTGAGGTCCATCCCGGTGCTGTTCATGCTGTCGAAGATGAGCTGGGGATCGTCCTCGCCGGCTTTGAGGGCGATCCGAACGACCTGGAGGCGTTGCAGGCCGGCATACACCTCGGCGAGGTCCACCCCCGGCTTCTGAAGCTGGGCCGTGAAGAAGTTCAGCGTGTCCAGGACGCGGGGAGAAGGGTCGGCGGGCAACGGCGTATGCGCGTGCTCCAGGCTCTCGAGCAGACGACTCAGGGTGTCGCGGTCGCGCTGGGTCAGCACCAGTTTGTGATGGAGCAGGCCACTCACATCCGGGTTGACCAGGAGATTCTTGCGGAGATTCTCGGCGGTCACGCTGACGGTAGACCCGTCCTTTTCCACCTTGAAGCCGCCCGTCTCGTGGAGGCG containing:
- a CDS encoding DUF262 and DUF1524 domain-containing protein; this translates as MKAEAVQLFKVLQGGRQYRVPIYQRTYSWGQEQVERLWTDVLEAGREGRPHFTGSVVYVTTSDDDMADVTQALLIDGQQRLTTTVLFLVALVRRLHETGGFKVEKDGSTVSVTAENLRKNLLVNPDVSGLLHHKLVLTQRDRDTLSRLLESLEHAHTPLPADPSPRVLDTLNFFTAQLQKPGVDLAEVYAGLQRLQVVRIALKAGEDDPQLIFDSMNSTGMDLTEADRIRNYVLMKFAGPAQEKLYADFWFPMERQFEGAEPDAFDRFIRDYLSLHSKNPVPARLNEVYRAFKHYVEKEQGTPGLEPLVRELAQAARYYAALLNPEAHEKDPEVRQALLSLRSLDLDVWYPLVLDAYTAWQTGELPQADLLGVLSVLETYLYRRWVCGVGTQGLNKFFPALPGQLRGHPYLQAFQDQLYQQRSYLRFPTDDEFSRELTARDLYTRRNLSRYTLGRLENFGSKEPVNPGNYTIEHILPQNKNLSAEWRAMLGEHWQEVQGRYLHTLGNLTLTGYNAEYSDRPFLEKRDLMGSGQQGQGFKSSHLLLNQELAELSEWNEQRIQERAQRLVGRALLIWPMVTPSPELLAAQTVRAASQDLPTLDRHLHNLAPSLRVRFDELRELLLGLPDVEEVPTSQYVAYKIRGTNFCDIVPQPALGTVKCWLNLPFPALDDPHGLARDVTHIGRAGNGNAEVVVRPDTSLDAFFELVQQALNYQLARTAVAPAPTPAHTVADTLAQLSGESITALGAFEQALLDLDPQLTRYTTQYYVGYGRPLLVSGVPRSGMIRVEVQPRDPDLLPAEMFAGWEARARDRWTLSLASPADATRALPLIRAAHAQMAQGLAYRQPQVRQLAREMRDLFAALGEEMSVQSTRTSDRYLAGQREIARAYVNSDSVFLALRRDFGTLDNPTGRGQPVDSGFIVEWGPGYFADTLTQSADLEDLRPLIRQAYEAS